In the Malaya genurostris strain Urasoe2022 chromosome 1, Malgen_1.1, whole genome shotgun sequence genome, one interval contains:
- the LOC131425287 gene encoding neuroglian isoform X2: MWTVNRRGGGPAIILLVATLHVLAVQSLIHSPPRIIKQPPTDEMLFQVAQPSENDKPFIVECEAEGEPTPRYRWIKNGKKFEWQTYDDRMSQQPGRGTLVIKSPRDEDLGQYQCFAENEHGTATSNSVFVRKAELNSFKDETARTVQVDEGSPFKMQCQPPDGWPRPNVYWLIQNMDGGISSINNSRMTLDPEGNLWFSNVTRDDQSDDFYYACAASSLFRNEYKIGNRVLLQVKQTGISAAQNKHHPQRQYVSRKNEVALRGKKIEMFCIYGGTPLPQVVWTKDGRPIQWNDKIQQNNYGKSLVIRHASFEDQGTYQCESSNGVGSAESYSIRLEVQAVPYFTVEPEIVNAAEDETAEFRCEATGVPKPKIIWVHNGKPIDQTPNNPRRIVSTNRIYFTKLEKSDTGNYGCNATNSLGYVYKDVYLNVLALAPEITEPPKLEYTVDRRNVTMTCRVFGAPKPEVKWIRNGRELTGGRYQILETGDLFIKGVEFSDAGEYTCNAVNKLGEKSASGELVVKEHTRIIDEPQDYEVVAGTQATFRCNAVADSSLGLTIEWLTDGVPIDFETQPRFVMTNDYSLTISKTIELDTGVYSCVARTDLDEVNANATLTVYDRPNSPSLTGIECHQAVATISWKPNGDNRSPILHYTIEFNTSFTPDSWEISTKDVPATDFTYSVDMSPWANYTFRVIAINKVGPSLPSGHSDICTTQPSVPFKNPDNVEGQGTEPTNLLIKWTPMSEIEHNAPRFQYRVYWQLDTGVDNWNTEDIFDWRQSELLVRDQPTFQRYRIKVVAINELGEANVAPKEVIGYSGEDRPLVAPTNFTLIQVTAPTSAILSWNPVTEESVRGHFKGYKIQTWTDTDGEENLREVLVTSDSKQALVTDFIPDSTNYARILAYNGRFNGPASTTLSFETPEGVPNTIQSLDAIPLGSSAFLLKWKKPLQTNGKLTGYKIYYEEVKGTSFGPRMEREPHIHDPRITDAKLGKLKQATKYRVHVVGTTKAGEGQDYYIEQKTASGLAIPPDQPYFAWERQPNDNGRADIKVIWQPNLEGKPGSHFFIKYRIKGENQWLMTEPVLYENHHTVHGLDPDSNYEFRVVSVDGEYQTESLSQEVDTYGIEGPIKVPNENVATAGWFIGMMLAIAFLILLLIIICIVKRNRGGKYDVHDRELANGRNDYTEEGGFPEYSQPLDNKSQGRQSLNSQKVPPESDTDSMAEYGEGDTGGQFTEDGSFIGQYVPGKPPVSAHSTPQNPSLQGANAGMATYV; this comes from the exons ATATCGATGGATCAAAAACGGCAAAAAGTTCGAATGGCAAACGTACGACGACCGCATGTCGCAGCAGCCTGGCCGCGGTACGCTGGTAATCAAATCGCCTCGTGATGAGGATCTTGGTCAGTATCAGTGCTTCGCGGAGAACGAACACGGCACGGCGACCTCCAACTCGGTATTCGTTCGTAAAGCCGAACTGAACTCGTTCAAGGATGAAACCGCCAGAACCGTCCAAGTAGATGAGGGTTCACCCTTCAAAATGCAGTGTCAACCTCCGGACGGTTGGCCACGACCGAACGTGTACTGGTTAATTCAGAATATGGACGGCGGTATCAGTTCGATCAACAACTCTCGAATGACTCTGGATCCGGAGGGTAATCTGTGGTTCTCCAACGTAACTCGTGATGACCAGTCGGATGACTTTTATTATGCTTGTGCTGCTTCTTCGTTGTTCCGGAATGAGTACAAAATCGGTAACCGTGTGTTGCTGCAAGTTAAACAAACGGGTATCTCCGCCGCTCAAAATAAACATCACCCGCAGCGACAGTACGTTTCTCGAAAGAATGAAGTCGCGCTGAGGGGGAAGAAAATCGAAATGTTCTGTATATATGGCGGAACACCTTTACCTCAGGTGGTATGGACCAAAGATGGTCGACCGATACAGTGGAACGATAAGATTCAACAGAACAATTACGGCAAGTCACTGGTAATAAGACACGCCTCTTTCGAAGATCAGGGTACGTATCAGTGCGAATCGTCGAACGGTGTTGGCAGTGCCGAGTCATATTCAATCCGGTTGGAAGTACAAGCAGTGCCATACTTCACTGTTGAACCGGAGATCGTAAATGCTGCAGAAGACGAAACTGCGGAGTTCCGCTGTGAAGCTACCGGTGTTCCGAAGCCCAAGATCATTTGGGTTCATAATGGAAAACCGATCGATCAAACTCCTAATAATCCTCGGCGTATCGTCAGTACTAACAGGATCTACTTCACTAAGTTGGAAAAGAGTGATACGG GTAATTACGGTTGTAACGCCACCAACTCGCTCGGTTATGTATACAAGGACGTTTATTTGAACGTTTTGGCTTTGGCACCCGAAATCACCGAACCTCCAAAACTGGAATACACCGTCGATCGGCGCAATGTTACCATGACCTGTCGTGTATTCGGTGCTCCCAAGCCGGAAGTTAAGTGGATCCGAAATGGTCGTGAACTTACCGGTGGTCGATATCAAATCCTAGAAACTGGAGATCTTTTCATCAAAGGGGTGGAGTTTTCCGATGCAGGCGAGTATACTTGTAATGCTGTGAATAAACTTGGCGAAAAATCAGCCAGCGGTGAACTGGTCGTTAAAGAACACACCCGGATTATTGATGAACCGCAGGATTATGAGGTTGTTGCCGGTACGCAGGCCACTTTCAGGTGCAATGCTGTTGCGGATTCTTCGTTAGGTTTAACGATCGAATGGCTGACAGATGGTGTTCCAATTGATTTTGAAACCCAACCACGATTTGTTATGACGAACGATTACTCTCTGACAATTTCGAAAACGATCGAGCTGGATACGGGAGTGTATTCCTGCGTGGCGAGAACAGACTTGGATGAAGTCAATGCGAATGCTACTTTAACTGTTTATGACAGACCGAACAGTCCTTCTCTGACTGGTATTGAATGTCATCAGGCCGTAGCAACAATTTCATGGAAACCAAACGGCGATAATCGTTCGCCTATTCTACATTATACCATTGAATTTAACACTTCTTTCACTCCGGATAGTTGGGAAATTTCCACGAAAGACGTACCTGCGACTGATTTTACCTACAGTGTAGACATGAGCCCATGGGCCAATTACACGTTCCGGGTGATAGCTATTAACAAAGTTGGCCCTTCGTTACCGTCCGGTCACAGTGATATCTGTACCACACAACCAAGTGTTCCATTCAAAAATCCCGATAACGTCGAAGGGCAGGGAACTGAACCGACCAACTTACTGATCAAATGGACTCCGATGTCGGAAATCGAACACAACGCTCCTAGATTCCAGTATCGTGTATACTGGCAGCTGGATACTGGAGTAGACAACTGGAACACAGAGGATATATTCGATTGGCGGCAGTCAGAATTGCTTGTACGTGATCAGCCCACTTTCCAGCGGTATCGAATTAAAGTTGTAGCCATCAATGAACTTGGTGAAGCAAATGTTGCACCCAAAGAAGTTATCGGATATTCAGGAGAGGATAGACCCCTGGTTGCTCCTACCAATTTTACGCTCATCCAAGTTACCGCCCCTACATCTGCCATTCTCAGTTGGAATCCGGTAACTGAAGAGAGCGTCCGAGGTCATTTCAAAGGCTACAAAATTCAAACCTGGACCGATACCGATGGTGAAGAAAATTTGCGAGAAGTTCTCGTAACATCGGATTCAAAACAAGCTTTAGTCACGGATTTTATCCCGGATTCAACCAACTATGCTCGAATTTTGGCGTATAATGGAAGATTCAATGGGCCAGCCAGCACTACATTATCCTTTGAAACGCCCGAGGGAGTCCCTAATACGATACAATCGCTGGATGCCATACCCCTGGGTTCGTCTGCTTTCCTACTTAAATGGAAGAAACCGCTACAAACAAATGGAAAATTAACCGGCTACAAGATCTACTACGAGGAGGTTAAAGGAACCTCGTTCGGACCTAGGATGGAACGGGAGCCGCACATTCATGACCCACGTATTACCGATGCTAAACTTGGTAAACTGAAGCAGGCTACCAAGTATCGAGTACATGTCGTAGGAACCACAAAAGCAGGAGAGGGTCAAGA CTACTACATCGAACAAAAGACTGCCAGTGGTTTAGCCATACCACCAGACCAACCCTATTTTGCCTGGGAACGTCAGCCTAATGATAATGGTCGTGCTGACATCAAGGTCATTTGGCAACCCAATCTAGAGGGTAAACCGGGATCACATTTCTTCATCAAGTACCGCATCAAGGGAGAAAATCAGTGGTTAATGACCGAACCTGTTCTGTACGAGAACCATCACACCGTTCATGGATTGGATCCGGACAGTAACTACGAGTTCCGAGTAGTTTCAGTCGATGGCGAATATCAAACCGAGTCGCTATCGCAAGAAGTGGACACCTATGGAATAG AGGGCCCAATCAAAGTTCCCAACGAGAATGTGGCCACCGCCGGTTGGTTCATCGGAATGATGCTCGCAATTGCCTTCCTGATACTGTTGCTGATTATCATCTGCATTGTCAAACGAAATCGCGGTGGCAAGTACGATGTGCACGATCGGGAGCTGGCGAATGGACGAAATGATTATACCGAGGAGGGCGGGTTCCCCGAGTACTCGCAGCC CTTGGACAATAAAAGCCAGGGCCGACAATCACTGAACTCGCAAAAAGTCCCACCGGAAAGTGATACAGATTCCATGGCGGAATATGGTGAAGGTGATACAG GAGGACAGTTCACCGAAGATGGTTCCTTCATCGGACAGTATGTGCCCGGTAAGCCACCAGTCAGCGCCCATTCTACACCACAAAATCCGTCGCTGCAAGGAGCCAACGCTGGCATGGCCACTTACGTCTAA
- the LOC131425287 gene encoding neuroglian isoform X5, translating into MWTVNRRGGGPAIILLVATLHVLAVQSLIHSPPRIIKQPPTDEMLFQVAQPSENDKPFIVECEAEGEPTPRYRWIKNGKKFEWQTYDDRMSQQPGRGTLVIKSPRDEDLGQYQCFAENEHGTATSNSVFVRKAELNSFKDETARTVQVDEGSPFKMQCQPPDGWPRPNVYWLIQNMDGGISSINNSRMTLDPEGNLWFSNVTRDDQSDDFYYACAASSLFRNEYKIGNRVLLQVKQTGISAAQNKHHPQRQYVSRKNEVALRGKKIEMFCIYGGTPLPQVVWTKDGRPIQWNDKIQQNNYGKSLVIRHASFEDQGTYQCESSNGVGSAESYSIRLEVQAVPYFTVEPEIVNAAEDETAEFRCEATGVPKPKIIWVHNGKPIDQTPNNPRRIVSTNRIYFTKLEKSDTGNYGCNATNSLGYVYKDVYLNVLALAPEITEPPKLEYTVDRRNVTMTCRVFGAPKPEVKWIRNGRELTGGRYQILETGDLFIKGVEFSDAGEYTCNAVNKLGEKSASGELVVKEHTRIIDEPQDYEVVAGTQATFRCNAVADSSLGLTIEWLTDGVPIDFETQPRFVMTNDYSLTISKTIELDTGVYSCVARTDLDEVNANATLTVYDRPNSPSLTGIECHQAVATISWKPNGDNRSPILHYTIEFNTSFTPDSWEISTKDVPATDFTYSVDMSPWANYTFRVIAINKVGPSLPSGHSDICTTQPSVPFKNPDNVEGQGTEPTNLLIKWTPMSEIEHNAPRFQYRVYWQLDTGVDNWNTEDIFDWRQSELLVRDQPTFQRYRIKVVAINELGEANVAPKEVIGYSGEDRPLVAPTNFTLIQVTAPTSAILSWNPVTEESVRGHFKGYKIQTWTDTDGEENLREVLVTSDSKQALVTDFIPDSTNYARILAYNGRFNGPASTTLSFETPEGVPNTIQSLDAIPLGSSAFLLKWKKPLQTNGKLTGYKIYYEEVKGTSFGPRMEREPHIHDPRITDAKLGKLKQATKYRVHVVGTTKAGEGQDYYIEQKTASGLAIPPDQPYFAWERQPNDNGRADIKVIWQPNLEGKPGSHFFIKYRIKGENQWLMTEPVLYENHHTVHGLDPDSNYEFRVVSVDGEYQTESLSQEVDTYGIEGPIKVPNENVATAGWFIGMMLAIAFLILLLIIICIVKRNRGGKYDVHDRELANGRNDYTEEGGFPEYSQPLDNKSQGRQSLNSQKVPPESDTDSMAEYGEGDTEGMNEDGSFIGQYGRKGKNADSNSQAFATLV; encoded by the exons ATATCGATGGATCAAAAACGGCAAAAAGTTCGAATGGCAAACGTACGACGACCGCATGTCGCAGCAGCCTGGCCGCGGTACGCTGGTAATCAAATCGCCTCGTGATGAGGATCTTGGTCAGTATCAGTGCTTCGCGGAGAACGAACACGGCACGGCGACCTCCAACTCGGTATTCGTTCGTAAAGCCGAACTGAACTCGTTCAAGGATGAAACCGCCAGAACCGTCCAAGTAGATGAGGGTTCACCCTTCAAAATGCAGTGTCAACCTCCGGACGGTTGGCCACGACCGAACGTGTACTGGTTAATTCAGAATATGGACGGCGGTATCAGTTCGATCAACAACTCTCGAATGACTCTGGATCCGGAGGGTAATCTGTGGTTCTCCAACGTAACTCGTGATGACCAGTCGGATGACTTTTATTATGCTTGTGCTGCTTCTTCGTTGTTCCGGAATGAGTACAAAATCGGTAACCGTGTGTTGCTGCAAGTTAAACAAACGGGTATCTCCGCCGCTCAAAATAAACATCACCCGCAGCGACAGTACGTTTCTCGAAAGAATGAAGTCGCGCTGAGGGGGAAGAAAATCGAAATGTTCTGTATATATGGCGGAACACCTTTACCTCAGGTGGTATGGACCAAAGATGGTCGACCGATACAGTGGAACGATAAGATTCAACAGAACAATTACGGCAAGTCACTGGTAATAAGACACGCCTCTTTCGAAGATCAGGGTACGTATCAGTGCGAATCGTCGAACGGTGTTGGCAGTGCCGAGTCATATTCAATCCGGTTGGAAGTACAAGCAGTGCCATACTTCACTGTTGAACCGGAGATCGTAAATGCTGCAGAAGACGAAACTGCGGAGTTCCGCTGTGAAGCTACCGGTGTTCCGAAGCCCAAGATCATTTGGGTTCATAATGGAAAACCGATCGATCAAACTCCTAATAATCCTCGGCGTATCGTCAGTACTAACAGGATCTACTTCACTAAGTTGGAAAAGAGTGATACGG GTAATTACGGTTGTAACGCCACCAACTCGCTCGGTTATGTATACAAGGACGTTTATTTGAACGTTTTGGCTTTGGCACCCGAAATCACCGAACCTCCAAAACTGGAATACACCGTCGATCGGCGCAATGTTACCATGACCTGTCGTGTATTCGGTGCTCCCAAGCCGGAAGTTAAGTGGATCCGAAATGGTCGTGAACTTACCGGTGGTCGATATCAAATCCTAGAAACTGGAGATCTTTTCATCAAAGGGGTGGAGTTTTCCGATGCAGGCGAGTATACTTGTAATGCTGTGAATAAACTTGGCGAAAAATCAGCCAGCGGTGAACTGGTCGTTAAAGAACACACCCGGATTATTGATGAACCGCAGGATTATGAGGTTGTTGCCGGTACGCAGGCCACTTTCAGGTGCAATGCTGTTGCGGATTCTTCGTTAGGTTTAACGATCGAATGGCTGACAGATGGTGTTCCAATTGATTTTGAAACCCAACCACGATTTGTTATGACGAACGATTACTCTCTGACAATTTCGAAAACGATCGAGCTGGATACGGGAGTGTATTCCTGCGTGGCGAGAACAGACTTGGATGAAGTCAATGCGAATGCTACTTTAACTGTTTATGACAGACCGAACAGTCCTTCTCTGACTGGTATTGAATGTCATCAGGCCGTAGCAACAATTTCATGGAAACCAAACGGCGATAATCGTTCGCCTATTCTACATTATACCATTGAATTTAACACTTCTTTCACTCCGGATAGTTGGGAAATTTCCACGAAAGACGTACCTGCGACTGATTTTACCTACAGTGTAGACATGAGCCCATGGGCCAATTACACGTTCCGGGTGATAGCTATTAACAAAGTTGGCCCTTCGTTACCGTCCGGTCACAGTGATATCTGTACCACACAACCAAGTGTTCCATTCAAAAATCCCGATAACGTCGAAGGGCAGGGAACTGAACCGACCAACTTACTGATCAAATGGACTCCGATGTCGGAAATCGAACACAACGCTCCTAGATTCCAGTATCGTGTATACTGGCAGCTGGATACTGGAGTAGACAACTGGAACACAGAGGATATATTCGATTGGCGGCAGTCAGAATTGCTTGTACGTGATCAGCCCACTTTCCAGCGGTATCGAATTAAAGTTGTAGCCATCAATGAACTTGGTGAAGCAAATGTTGCACCCAAAGAAGTTATCGGATATTCAGGAGAGGATAGACCCCTGGTTGCTCCTACCAATTTTACGCTCATCCAAGTTACCGCCCCTACATCTGCCATTCTCAGTTGGAATCCGGTAACTGAAGAGAGCGTCCGAGGTCATTTCAAAGGCTACAAAATTCAAACCTGGACCGATACCGATGGTGAAGAAAATTTGCGAGAAGTTCTCGTAACATCGGATTCAAAACAAGCTTTAGTCACGGATTTTATCCCGGATTCAACCAACTATGCTCGAATTTTGGCGTATAATGGAAGATTCAATGGGCCAGCCAGCACTACATTATCCTTTGAAACGCCCGAGGGAGTCCCTAATACGATACAATCGCTGGATGCCATACCCCTGGGTTCGTCTGCTTTCCTACTTAAATGGAAGAAACCGCTACAAACAAATGGAAAATTAACCGGCTACAAGATCTACTACGAGGAGGTTAAAGGAACCTCGTTCGGACCTAGGATGGAACGGGAGCCGCACATTCATGACCCACGTATTACCGATGCTAAACTTGGTAAACTGAAGCAGGCTACCAAGTATCGAGTACATGTCGTAGGAACCACAAAAGCAGGAGAGGGTCAAGA CTACTACATCGAACAAAAGACTGCCAGTGGTTTAGCCATACCACCAGACCAACCCTATTTTGCCTGGGAACGTCAGCCTAATGATAATGGTCGTGCTGACATCAAGGTCATTTGGCAACCCAATCTAGAGGGTAAACCGGGATCACATTTCTTCATCAAGTACCGCATCAAGGGAGAAAATCAGTGGTTAATGACCGAACCTGTTCTGTACGAGAACCATCACACCGTTCATGGATTGGATCCGGACAGTAACTACGAGTTCCGAGTAGTTTCAGTCGATGGCGAATATCAAACCGAGTCGCTATCGCAAGAAGTGGACACCTATGGAATAG AGGGCCCAATCAAAGTTCCCAACGAGAATGTGGCCACCGCCGGTTGGTTCATCGGAATGATGCTCGCAATTGCCTTCCTGATACTGTTGCTGATTATCATCTGCATTGTCAAACGAAATCGCGGTGGCAAGTACGATGTGCACGATCGGGAGCTGGCGAATGGACGAAATGATTATACCGAGGAGGGCGGGTTCCCCGAGTACTCGCAGCC CTTGGACAATAAAAGCCAGGGCCGACAATCACTGAACTCGCAAAAAGTCCCACCGGAAAGTGATACAGATTCCATGGCGGAATATGGTGAAGGTGATACAG AAGGTATGAATGAGGACGGTTCCTTCATTGGACAGTACGGCCGTAAAGGCAAGAACGCGGACAGCAACTCACAGGCGTTTGCGACATTGGTCTAG
- the LOC131425287 gene encoding neuroglian isoform X6 has protein sequence MWTVNRRGGGPAIILLVATLHVLAVQSLIHSPPRIIKQPPTDEMLFQVAQPSENDKPFIVECEAEGEPTPRYRWIKNGKKFEWQTYDDRMSQQPGRGTLVIKSPRDEDLGQYQCFAENEHGTATSNSVFVRKAELNSFKDETARTVQVDEGSPFKMQCQPPDGWPRPNVYWLIQNMDGGISSINNSRMTLDPEGNLWFSNVTRDDQSDDFYYACAASSLFRNEYKIGNRVLLQVKQTGISAAQNKHHPQRQYVSRKNEVALRGKKIEMFCIYGGTPLPQVVWTKDGRPIQWNDKIQQNNYGKSLVIRHASFEDQGTYQCESSNGVGSAESYSIRLEVQAVPYFTVEPEIVNAAEDETAEFRCEATGVPKPKIIWVHNGKPIDQTPNNPRRIVSTNRIYFTKLEKSDTGNYGCNATNSLGYVYKDVYLNVLALAPEITEPPKLEYTVDRRNVTMTCRVFGAPKPEVKWIRNGRELTGGRYQILETGDLFIKGVEFSDAGEYTCNAVNKLGEKSASGELVVKEHTRIIDEPQDYEVVAGTQATFRCNAVADSSLGLTIEWLTDGVPIDFETQPRFVMTNDYSLTISKTIELDTGVYSCVARTDLDEVNANATLTVYDRPNSPSLTGIECHQAVATISWKPNGDNRSPILHYTIEFNTSFTPDSWEISTKDVPATDFTYSVDMSPWANYTFRVIAINKVGPSLPSGHSDICTTQPSVPFKNPDNVEGQGTEPTNLLIKWTPMSEIEHNAPRFQYRVYWQLDTGVDNWNTEDIFDWRQSELLVRDQPTFQRYRIKVVAINELGEANVAPKEVIGYSGEDRPLVAPTNFTLIQVTAPTSAILSWNPVTEESVRGHFKGYKIQTWTDTDGEENLREVLVTSDSKQALVTDFIPDSTNYARILAYNGRFNGPASTTLSFETPEGVPNTIQSLDAIPLGSSAFLLKWKKPLQTNGKLTGYKIYYEEVKGTSFGPRMEREPHIHDPRITDAKLGKLKQATKYRVHVVGTTKAGEGQDYYIEQKTASGLAIPPDQPYFAWERQPNDNGRADIKVIWQPNLEGKPGSHFFIKYRIKGENQWLMTEPVLYENHHTVHGLDPDSNYEFRVVSVDGEYQTESLSQEVDTYGIEGPIKVPNENVATAGWFIGMMLAIAFLILLLIIICIVKRNRGGKYDVHDRELANGRNDYTEEGGFPEYSQPLDNKSQGRQSLNSQKVPPESDTDSMAEYGEGDTGMNEDGSFIGQYGRKGKNADSNSQAFATLV, from the exons ATATCGATGGATCAAAAACGGCAAAAAGTTCGAATGGCAAACGTACGACGACCGCATGTCGCAGCAGCCTGGCCGCGGTACGCTGGTAATCAAATCGCCTCGTGATGAGGATCTTGGTCAGTATCAGTGCTTCGCGGAGAACGAACACGGCACGGCGACCTCCAACTCGGTATTCGTTCGTAAAGCCGAACTGAACTCGTTCAAGGATGAAACCGCCAGAACCGTCCAAGTAGATGAGGGTTCACCCTTCAAAATGCAGTGTCAACCTCCGGACGGTTGGCCACGACCGAACGTGTACTGGTTAATTCAGAATATGGACGGCGGTATCAGTTCGATCAACAACTCTCGAATGACTCTGGATCCGGAGGGTAATCTGTGGTTCTCCAACGTAACTCGTGATGACCAGTCGGATGACTTTTATTATGCTTGTGCTGCTTCTTCGTTGTTCCGGAATGAGTACAAAATCGGTAACCGTGTGTTGCTGCAAGTTAAACAAACGGGTATCTCCGCCGCTCAAAATAAACATCACCCGCAGCGACAGTACGTTTCTCGAAAGAATGAAGTCGCGCTGAGGGGGAAGAAAATCGAAATGTTCTGTATATATGGCGGAACACCTTTACCTCAGGTGGTATGGACCAAAGATGGTCGACCGATACAGTGGAACGATAAGATTCAACAGAACAATTACGGCAAGTCACTGGTAATAAGACACGCCTCTTTCGAAGATCAGGGTACGTATCAGTGCGAATCGTCGAACGGTGTTGGCAGTGCCGAGTCATATTCAATCCGGTTGGAAGTACAAGCAGTGCCATACTTCACTGTTGAACCGGAGATCGTAAATGCTGCAGAAGACGAAACTGCGGAGTTCCGCTGTGAAGCTACCGGTGTTCCGAAGCCCAAGATCATTTGGGTTCATAATGGAAAACCGATCGATCAAACTCCTAATAATCCTCGGCGTATCGTCAGTACTAACAGGATCTACTTCACTAAGTTGGAAAAGAGTGATACGG GTAATTACGGTTGTAACGCCACCAACTCGCTCGGTTATGTATACAAGGACGTTTATTTGAACGTTTTGGCTTTGGCACCCGAAATCACCGAACCTCCAAAACTGGAATACACCGTCGATCGGCGCAATGTTACCATGACCTGTCGTGTATTCGGTGCTCCCAAGCCGGAAGTTAAGTGGATCCGAAATGGTCGTGAACTTACCGGTGGTCGATATCAAATCCTAGAAACTGGAGATCTTTTCATCAAAGGGGTGGAGTTTTCCGATGCAGGCGAGTATACTTGTAATGCTGTGAATAAACTTGGCGAAAAATCAGCCAGCGGTGAACTGGTCGTTAAAGAACACACCCGGATTATTGATGAACCGCAGGATTATGAGGTTGTTGCCGGTACGCAGGCCACTTTCAGGTGCAATGCTGTTGCGGATTCTTCGTTAGGTTTAACGATCGAATGGCTGACAGATGGTGTTCCAATTGATTTTGAAACCCAACCACGATTTGTTATGACGAACGATTACTCTCTGACAATTTCGAAAACGATCGAGCTGGATACGGGAGTGTATTCCTGCGTGGCGAGAACAGACTTGGATGAAGTCAATGCGAATGCTACTTTAACTGTTTATGACAGACCGAACAGTCCTTCTCTGACTGGTATTGAATGTCATCAGGCCGTAGCAACAATTTCATGGAAACCAAACGGCGATAATCGTTCGCCTATTCTACATTATACCATTGAATTTAACACTTCTTTCACTCCGGATAGTTGGGAAATTTCCACGAAAGACGTACCTGCGACTGATTTTACCTACAGTGTAGACATGAGCCCATGGGCCAATTACACGTTCCGGGTGATAGCTATTAACAAAGTTGGCCCTTCGTTACCGTCCGGTCACAGTGATATCTGTACCACACAACCAAGTGTTCCATTCAAAAATCCCGATAACGTCGAAGGGCAGGGAACTGAACCGACCAACTTACTGATCAAATGGACTCCGATGTCGGAAATCGAACACAACGCTCCTAGATTCCAGTATCGTGTATACTGGCAGCTGGATACTGGAGTAGACAACTGGAACACAGAGGATATATTCGATTGGCGGCAGTCAGAATTGCTTGTACGTGATCAGCCCACTTTCCAGCGGTATCGAATTAAAGTTGTAGCCATCAATGAACTTGGTGAAGCAAATGTTGCACCCAAAGAAGTTATCGGATATTCAGGAGAGGATAGACCCCTGGTTGCTCCTACCAATTTTACGCTCATCCAAGTTACCGCCCCTACATCTGCCATTCTCAGTTGGAATCCGGTAACTGAAGAGAGCGTCCGAGGTCATTTCAAAGGCTACAAAATTCAAACCTGGACCGATACCGATGGTGAAGAAAATTTGCGAGAAGTTCTCGTAACATCGGATTCAAAACAAGCTTTAGTCACGGATTTTATCCCGGATTCAACCAACTATGCTCGAATTTTGGCGTATAATGGAAGATTCAATGGGCCAGCCAGCACTACATTATCCTTTGAAACGCCCGAGGGAGTCCCTAATACGATACAATCGCTGGATGCCATACCCCTGGGTTCGTCTGCTTTCCTACTTAAATGGAAGAAACCGCTACAAACAAATGGAAAATTAACCGGCTACAAGATCTACTACGAGGAGGTTAAAGGAACCTCGTTCGGACCTAGGATGGAACGGGAGCCGCACATTCATGACCCACGTATTACCGATGCTAAACTTGGTAAACTGAAGCAGGCTACCAAGTATCGAGTACATGTCGTAGGAACCACAAAAGCAGGAGAGGGTCAAGA CTACTACATCGAACAAAAGACTGCCAGTGGTTTAGCCATACCACCAGACCAACCCTATTTTGCCTGGGAACGTCAGCCTAATGATAATGGTCGTGCTGACATCAAGGTCATTTGGCAACCCAATCTAGAGGGTAAACCGGGATCACATTTCTTCATCAAGTACCGCATCAAGGGAGAAAATCAGTGGTTAATGACCGAACCTGTTCTGTACGAGAACCATCACACCGTTCATGGATTGGATCCGGACAGTAACTACGAGTTCCGAGTAGTTTCAGTCGATGGCGAATATCAAACCGAGTCGCTATCGCAAGAAGTGGACACCTATGGAATAG AGGGCCCAATCAAAGTTCCCAACGAGAATGTGGCCACCGCCGGTTGGTTCATCGGAATGATGCTCGCAATTGCCTTCCTGATACTGTTGCTGATTATCATCTGCATTGTCAAACGAAATCGCGGTGGCAAGTACGATGTGCACGATCGGGAGCTGGCGAATGGACGAAATGATTATACCGAGGAGGGCGGGTTCCCCGAGTACTCGCAGCC CTTGGACAATAAAAGCCAGGGCCGACAATCACTGAACTCGCAAAAAGTCCCACCGGAAAGTGATACAGATTCCATGGCGGAATATGGTGAAGGTGATACAG GTATGAATGAGGACGGTTCCTTCATTGGACAGTACGGCCGTAAAGGCAAGAACGCGGACAGCAACTCACAGGCGTTTGCGACATTGGTCTAG